The genomic interval TTTCTTCACGCAGGTCGGCCACGCGATCCACGGCACTACGCACACCCGCCGTCTTGGCCGCGCCGCCTCGCATGGCTGCGTCCGCCTCTCGCAACGCAACGCCGCGACGCTCTTCACCCTGGTGAAGCAGCAGAAGATGGCCAACACCCGCGTTGTCATCGAGGGTAGTGTCGGCGATGCCCCGGTCGCCGATGCCCAGCGCCCCGGCCGAGCGCGCTCGACCGGGCGCGGCTATGACGGCGGCGAGGGTGTGGTCGCCGTGCGCTCCCGGGGAGGGGCCTGGGAGGATGAAACGTACGGCGCGCCCGTGCGCCGCCGCTACCCGGATGTGTTCGACGACGGCTATGGTTCGGGCGTCGGGTACGGCGATCTGTATTGAGC from Methylobacterium sp. AMS5 carries:
- a CDS encoding L,D-transpeptidase translates to MRLSFLTILAGLAFVAASPAARAELLIAIDKDAQRMSVVVDGSPRYEWPVSTGVAGHDTPNGSHRPFRMEKTHFSREWDNAPMPHAIFFTQVGHAIHGTTHTRRLGRAASHGCVRLSQRNAATLFTLVKQQKMANTRVVIEGSVGDAPVADAQRPGRARSTGRGYDGGEGVVAVRSRGGAWEDETYGAPVRRRYPDVFDDGYGSGVGYGDLY